A genomic segment from Cygnus atratus isolate AKBS03 ecotype Queensland, Australia chromosome 9, CAtr_DNAZoo_HiC_assembly, whole genome shotgun sequence encodes:
- the P2RY1 gene encoding P2Y purinoceptor 1 gives MTEALISAALNGTEPNLLSGSGWSAGNATTKCSLTKTGFQFYYLPTVYILVFITGFLGNSVAIWMFVFHMRPWSGISVYMFNLALADFLYVLTLPALIFYYFNKTDWIFGDIMCKLQRFIFHVNLYGSILFLTCISVHRYTGVVHPLKSLGRLKKKNAVYISSLVWVIVVAVISPILFYSGTGIRRNKTITCYDTTTDDYLRSYFIYSMCTTVFMFCIPFIVILGCYGLIVKALIYKDLDNSPLRRKSIYLVIIVLTVFAVSYLPFHVMKTLNLRARVDFQTPQMCAFNDKVYATYQVTRGLASLNSCVDPILYFLAGDTFRRRLSRATRKSSRRSEHNVQSKSEEMTLNILSEYKQNGDTSL, from the coding sequence ATGACCGAAGCcctcatctctgctgctttgaaTGGAACTGAACCCAACCTGTTGTCCGGCAGCGGCTGGTCGGCGGGAAATGCCACCACCAAGTGCTCCCTGACCAAAACCGGCTTCCAGTTCTACTACCTGCCCACCGTCTACATTCTAGTCTTTATCACTGGATTTTTGGGAAACAGCGTGGCGATCTGGATGTTTGTCTTCCACATGAGGCCTTGGAGCGGCATCTCGGTTTACATGTTCAACCTGGCGTTGGCCGACTTCTTGTATGTCTTGACGCTGCCCGCCCTCATCTTCTACTACTTCAATAAAACCGACTGGATCTTCGGGGATATCATGTGCAAACTGCAGAGGTTCATTTTCCACGTGAACCTCTATGgcagtattttgtttctaacaTGCATCAGCGTGCACAGGTACACGGGTGTCGTGCACCCCCTGAAGTCGCTCGGGAGGCTGAAGAAGAAGAACGCCGTTTACATCAGCAGCCTGGTCTGGGTCATCGTGGTGGCTGTGATTTCGCCGATACTCTTCTACTCGGGAACAGGGataaggagaaataaaaccatTACGTGCTACGACACCACGACCGATGATTACCTGAGAAGTTACTTCATTTACAGCATGTGCACCACGGTGTTTATGTTCTGCATCCCGTTCATAGTGATTCTTGGCTGTTATGGACTAATTGTGAAAGCTTTGATTTACAAAGATTTGGACAACTCTCCTCTTAGGAGGAAGTCGATTTACCTGGTTATTATTGTGTTGACAGTCTTTGCTGTGTCGTATCTTCCCTTCCACGTGATGAAGACCTTAAATCTAAGAGCCAGAGTGGATTTTCAGACTCCACAAATGTGTGCCTTCAACGATAAGGTTTATGCCACTTACCAAGTGACGAGGGGTCTGGCCAGCCTCAACAGCTGTGTAGACCCCATTCTTTATTTCCTGGCAGGTGACACCTTTCGAAGGCGGCTTTCCAGGGCGACCAGGAAATCATCCAGAAGAAGTGAACACAATGTGCAGTCCAAAAGTGAGGAAATGACTCTCAATATTTTATCAGAGTATAAGCAGAATGGAGATACGAGTTTGTGA